The following are encoded together in the Triticum dicoccoides isolate Atlit2015 ecotype Zavitan chromosome 6B, WEW_v2.0, whole genome shotgun sequence genome:
- the LOC119326095 gene encoding zingiberene synthase-like codes for MVPETPARSNTERARKAPVPPPTFHPSLWGGFFLTYQPPTAPQRACMEGKAEVLREEVRKMVNKTHELPKLLDLIMTLQRLGLDIYYENEINELLHRAYKSDYNEEDLHLVSLRFYLLRTNGYDVSADAFLRFKDDEGNFMLDNTRSILSLYNAAYLRTHGEQVLDEAIIFTTRHLEGVLQQSSPLANEISLALEAPLFRRARIVEMRSYIHIYDNGATKNEAILEFAKLNFNLLQLLYCEELNNITLWWKELHEESKLEFSRDRIVEMYFWMNGACYEPQYHNSRIILTKMTAFMTVLDDIFDTYGTTEESMQLAEAINRNNCDEWDESATELLPSYIKGFYLYLLKTFHSFENELGLGKSHHVHYLKEALMRLVQAYTEELKWRDGNYVPKTLEEHLGVSARSSGGFTLASASLFAGVGGIATTDTFEWILNYPQLFKTFDMFVRFSNDIVSSQREQTGDHYASTIQCYMEEHGVMVQDAREKIKDLVEDSWKDMVRHCVAPTERQQPLTVPRTVVNFARTVNNMYKRGDAFTSSHEIKEMITLLYVEPIA; via the exons ATGGTGCCAGAAACGCCTGCTCGTTCCAACACTGAACGCGCACGAAAGGCTCCGGTACCACCTCCTACGTTCCACCCTAGCCTCTGGGGTGGTTTCTTCCTCACTTACCAACCACCCACTGCCCCTCAG CGTGCATGCATGGAAGGAAAGGCTGAAGTGCTGAGAGAAGAAGTTAGGAAGATGGTAAATAAAACACATGAATTACCAAAATTATTGGATCTTATAATGACATTACAACGGCTCGGGCTGGACATCTACTATGAGAACGAGATCAACGAGCTGCTCCACCGTGCCTACAAGTCTGATTACAATGAGGAAGATCTACATTTAGTTTCACTCCGATTTTATCTTCTGCGGACGAATGGATATGATGTATCAGCTG ATGCATTCCTTCGTTTCAAAGACGATGAAGGGAATTTTATGCTCGACAATACAAGAAGTATTCTGAGCTTATATAATGCAGCATACCTTAGGACACATGGAGAGCAGGTGCTCGATGAGGCCATAATATTCACAACAAGACACCTAGAAGGTGTATTACAACAATCATCACCACTAGCAAATGAAATATCTCTAGCCCTTGAAGCACCACTTTTCCGAAGGGCTCGCATAGTAGAAATGAGAAGCTACAtccatatttatgataatggtgctaCAAAAAATGAAGCCATATTGGAGTTCGCAAAAttgaatttcaatcttctgcaacttCTTTATTGTGAGGAGCTAAACAACATCACACT TTGGTGGAAGGAGCTCCATGAAGAATCAAAGTTAGAATTTTCTAGAGATAGAATAGTGGAAATGTATTTTTGGATGAATGGAGCATGTTATGAACCTCAATATCATAACTCACGGATTATACTTACAAAGATGACAGCATTTATGACCGTACTAGATGATATCTTTGACACATATGGCACCACCGAAGAGAGCATGCAACTTGCCGAAGCAATCAACAG AAATAATTGTGATGA GTGGGATGAAAGTGCAACGGAACTGCTTCCATCATACATCAAGGGGTTCTACTTATATTTATTGAAGACATTTCATTCATTTGAGAATGAACTAGGACTTGGGAAGAGCCACCATGTGCACTATCTAAAAGAAGCG TTGATGCGATTAGTTCAAGCGTACACGGAGGAGCTAAAATGGCGTGATGGAAATTATGTGCCAAAAACACTGGAAGAACATCTTGGGGTTTCAGCGAGGAGCAGTGGAGGCTTCACACTTGCGTCTGCTTCATTATTTGCTGGAGTAGGCGGCATAGCAACAACAGACACGTTCGAGTGGATTCTGAACTATCCGCAACTTTTCAAGACCTTTGATATGTTTGTACGGTTCTCCAATGACATCGTATCAAGCCAG CGTGAGCAAACCGGGGACCACTACGCCTCTACGATCCAGTGCTACATGGAAGAGCACGGCGTGATGGTGCAGGACGCCCGCGAGAAGATCAAAGACCTCGTCGAGGACTCGTGGAAAGACATGGTGCGACACTGCGTCGCGCCGACCGAGCGGCAGCAGCCGCTGACCGTGCCGCGGACGGTCGTCAACTTCGCGAGGACGGTGAATAACATGTACAAGCGCGGCGACGCCTTCACTTCCTCGCACGAGATCAAGGAGATGATCACGTTGCTCTACGTGGAACCAATTGCTTAA